One stretch of Tepidibacter hydrothermalis DNA includes these proteins:
- a CDS encoding thioesterase II family protein, producing the protein MIDKDWFVHSGEYKRKRKRLFLFPYAGGGASVFRSWQSKFEDVELICAQYPGRENRMNEKPINDFEKLLTNIYQSILPLISDGVPYYFFGHSLGTKIVYELTLKLQKQNHQLPKGIIVSAGRAPCYKEKNPIYHLENAEFLQELGRFSGTPNEILSNIEVMELFIPMLKADFQLDEKYINTQIIPVEIPILGLKGTKDKEVLTEEVYKWQEYTTENFDCKTVEGGHMFVNTNYEQVINHIMEFMEK; encoded by the coding sequence ATGATTGATAAAGATTGGTTCGTACATTCAGGTGAATACAAGAGAAAGAGAAAAAGGCTATTTCTATTTCCATATGCAGGAGGAGGGGCCTCAGTCTTTAGAAGTTGGCAGAGTAAATTTGAAGATGTTGAATTAATATGTGCTCAGTATCCAGGAAGAGAAAATAGAATGAATGAAAAACCAATAAATGATTTTGAAAAATTACTAACAAATATTTACCAATCGATACTTCCTCTGATTAGCGACGGTGTTCCATATTATTTTTTTGGACATAGTTTAGGAACAAAAATTGTATATGAATTAACGTTAAAACTCCAAAAACAAAACCACCAACTACCTAAAGGGATTATTGTATCAGCTGGAAGGGCTCCGTGCTATAAAGAAAAAAATCCTATTTATCATTTGGAAAATGCTGAATTTTTACAAGAGTTAGGTAGATTTTCTGGAACACCTAACGAAATATTATCAAATATAGAAGTAATGGAATTATTCATTCCTATGTTAAAGGCAGACTTTCAGTTGGATGAAAAATATATTAATACACAAATAATACCAGTAGAAATACCTATTCTTGGATTAAAAGGAACTAAGGATAAAGAAGTGTTAACAGAAGAAGTATATAAATGGCAAGAGTACACAACAGAAAATTTTGATTGTAAAACTGTAGAGGGAGGACATATGTTTGTAAATACAAATTATGAACAGGTGATAAATCATATTATGGAGTTTATGGAAAAGTGA
- a CDS encoding alpha/beta-type small acid-soluble spore protein, with the protein MANKKVVPEARAALNQMKLEVANELGLSNSNNEDKGNLSGYVGGHMTKKLVEMAKKQMIEK; encoded by the coding sequence ATGGCAAATAAGAAAGTTGTTCCTGAAGCAAGGGCTGCACTTAATCAAATGAAACTCGAAGTAGCTAATGAATTAGGTTTGTCCAATTCTAATAATGAAGATAAAGGAAACTTAAGTGGTTATGTTGGGGGACATATGACTAAAAAGTTAGTTGAAATGGCAAAAAAACAAATGATTGAAAAATAA
- a CDS encoding folate family ECF transporter S component: MSNQENKKLNAKIITELGLLIALQVILTRFMSIHTPIVRIGFGFLPLALTSILYGPWIGGIAAAIADLIGFILFPTGTYFPGFTLTAFLTGFTYGILLHNKPKSHKRLFISVLIVCILLNLGLDTLWLSILMGKGYIALLPTRIIKTIIMIPVQFITISLVLDRFLFKIKSFIIAR, translated from the coding sequence ATGAGTAATCAAGAAAATAAAAAACTTAATGCAAAGATAATCACTGAACTTGGACTTTTAATAGCCTTACAAGTTATATTAACAAGGTTTATGTCCATTCATACCCCAATAGTTAGAATAGGTTTTGGTTTTTTACCACTAGCTCTAACTTCAATATTGTATGGACCTTGGATAGGAGGAATTGCAGCTGCTATAGCAGACCTTATTGGATTTATTTTATTCCCAACTGGAACTTATTTTCCTGGTTTTACATTAACTGCATTTCTTACAGGATTTACTTATGGTATTTTACTTCACAACAAGCCTAAGTCACATAAAAGACTATTTATATCAGTTTTAATAGTCTGTATTTTGCTTAACTTAGGTCTAGATACTTTGTGGCTATCAATACTTATGGGTAAAGGATATATAGCATTACTTCCTACTCGCATAATTAAAACTATAATTATGATTCCTGTTCAATTTATTACAATAAGTCTTGTATTGGATAGATTTTTATTTAAAATAAAGAGTTTCATAATAGCAAGATAA
- a CDS encoding 4'-phosphopantetheinyl transferase family protein produces the protein MSTCLQEEWVIKNGRKVLCVYISQIEELNPHKWFEYIKNRDVLIVIVNSSSFKDLDNINDYLTDNEQLKRDGFRQTKDKNCFAVSHGIVNYLYSHWIGCKVAKLPFRKGIFLKPYIDNDYRIQYNITHSMNRVGLVFSTLPVGIDIECVVPTIDYKSIIKECFHKEEQFLMEEDVIDFYKVWVAKEAYLKLKGYGLNRVLNSFYMSKLIENKMTLIDDYNNREEDAYIFEICSEYIGALCIE, from the coding sequence GTGAGCACTTGCTTGCAAGAAGAATGGGTTATAAAAAATGGGAGAAAAGTGTTATGTGTATATATAAGTCAAATAGAGGAGTTAAATCCACATAAGTGGTTTGAATATATAAAAAATAGGGATGTGTTGATTGTAATAGTTAATAGCAGTAGTTTTAAGGATTTAGATAATATTAATGATTATCTTACTGATAATGAGCAATTAAAAAGAGATGGTTTTAGACAAACAAAAGATAAAAATTGTTTTGCTGTTTCTCATGGCATTGTTAATTATTTATATTCACATTGGATAGGCTGTAAAGTAGCAAAATTACCTTTTAGAAAAGGTATTTTTTTAAAACCATACATTGATAATGATTATCGAATTCAATATAATATTACCCATTCTATGAATCGAGTAGGACTTGTGTTTTCTACATTACCTGTAGGTATTGATATAGAGTGTGTAGTGCCGACAATTGATTACAAATCTATTATTAAGGAATGTTTTCATAAAGAAGAACAGTTTTTAATGGAAGAGGATGTAATAGATTTTTATAAAGTTTGGGTAGCTAAGGAAGCATATTTAAAACTAAAAGGATATGGGCTTAACAGGGTGTTGAATTCATTTTATATGTCAAAATTAATAGAAAATAAAATGACTTTAATAGATGATTATAACAATAGAGAAGAAGATGCGTATATATTTGAAATTTGTTCTGAATATATAGGAGCCTTATGTATTGAATAA
- a CDS encoding (2,3-dihydroxybenzoyl)adenylate synthase — protein MEKIINYLEDQYNSKAWEKSTLGEALDHWAKNYGDSIAIIDNDKSYTYKTLLKDAQAYAMGFLKQGYKKGDKIVLQLSNCYDFVAIAFGMFKVGIVPIMALPAHRAIELKGIFELSQAVAYIIQDRYLGYDYRELAREIKKDSSSLKDIFVIGDNEEFKSVKNLKVKSEKPFILPQIDHRELALLLLSGGTTGIPKLIPRRHTDYLYVGKMTAKRCQMTDKSIYLAALPIAHNFPLGCPGLIGTLNVGGKVVMCQTTSPDEIIPLIEEQKVTITGLVPAMAVMCMEFINYDDSYDISSLKVLQIGGSVLDSITAEKIENVFGCKLQQIFGIAEGLICCTALDDPDETVYNCQGKPISEMDEVIIVDENENEVETGGYGELIVRGPYTIFGYYNLPEINKEQVSANGYFRTGDKARKLENGNYQVAGRMKELINRAGEKITPSELEETLLKHDRIREAQVVGIRDKELGERICAFLLKNNVTLSLDQVRVFLSQRGMATFKLPDQLIYVESWPLTSVGKINKKQLKIIAEHKIS, from the coding sequence ATGGAAAAGATTATAAACTATCTTGAAGATCAGTATAATAGCAAAGCTTGGGAAAAGAGTACTTTGGGAGAAGCTTTAGATCATTGGGCAAAAAATTATGGTGATAGTATTGCGATTATAGATAATGATAAATCGTATACTTATAAAACCTTATTAAAAGATGCACAAGCTTATGCTATGGGTTTTTTAAAACAGGGTTATAAAAAAGGAGATAAAATTGTATTACAACTGTCTAATTGTTATGACTTTGTAGCTATCGCTTTTGGAATGTTTAAAGTTGGAATCGTTCCAATTATGGCTTTACCAGCCCATAGGGCAATAGAGCTAAAAGGTATATTTGAACTATCACAGGCAGTTGCATATATTATTCAAGATCGATATCTTGGCTATGATTATAGAGAATTAGCTAGAGAAATAAAGAAAGATTCGTCCTCACTTAAGGATATATTTGTAATTGGAGATAACGAAGAATTTAAATCTGTTAAAAATCTTAAAGTTAAAAGCGAGAAACCTTTTATTCTTCCACAGATAGATCATAGAGAATTAGCATTACTATTATTATCAGGTGGAACAACAGGAATACCAAAATTAATTCCAAGACGCCATACGGATTATTTATATGTTGGAAAAATGACAGCTAAAAGATGCCAGATGACTGATAAATCTATATATTTGGCAGCATTACCTATTGCTCATAATTTTCCTCTTGGCTGCCCAGGATTGATAGGAACATTGAATGTAGGAGGAAAAGTGGTTATGTGCCAAACCACGAGTCCAGATGAAATTATACCATTGATTGAGGAACAAAAAGTAACGATTACAGGTTTAGTTCCTGCCATGGCTGTAATGTGCATGGAGTTTATTAATTACGATGATTCTTATGATATATCAAGTTTAAAAGTGTTACAAATTGGAGGTTCGGTACTAGATTCTATAACAGCAGAAAAAATAGAAAATGTTTTTGGTTGCAAATTACAGCAAATATTTGGTATTGCAGAAGGACTAATTTGTTGTACAGCCCTAGATGACCCAGATGAAACTGTCTATAATTGCCAAGGTAAACCAATTAGTGAGATGGATGAAGTTATTATTGTAGATGAAAATGAAAATGAAGTTGAAACTGGAGGTTACGGAGAGTTAATTGTAAGAGGACCGTACACAATATTTGGATATTATAACTTACCTGAAATTAATAAAGAACAAGTATCAGCTAATGGATATTTTCGAACAGGAGACAAAGCTAGAAAGCTTGAAAATGGCAATTATCAAGTGGCTGGAAGAATGAAAGAGTTAATTAACAGAGCGGGTGAAAAAATAACTCCATCTGAACTTGAAGAAACATTATTAAAACATGACAGGATAAGAGAAGCTCAAGTTGTTGGGATTAGGGATAAAGAGTTAGGAGAGAGAATATGCGCCTTTCTCTTAAAAAATAATGTTACATTATCTTTAGATCAAGTGAGAGTATTTTTATCTCAACGAGGAATGGCAACTTTTAAATTACCAGATCAGCTCATTTATGTTGAAAGTTGGCCGTTAACTAGTGTTGGAAAAATAAATAAAAAACAGTTAAAGATAATTGCTGAGCATAAAATAAGTTAG
- a CDS encoding cupin domain-containing protein — translation MYNIYNPYLCHHYINTPMYNLHNMHNIYKMHPYPYCVNYKMYNPNFSKQFTKLKDYGPEPFVIDIEKATKQNNTYRTALWTGDNLQVTLMSIDPGDEIGLEVHPKGDQFIRIEEGQGLVQMGDKKDKLDYQKKVYDDFAIMIPAGKWHNVINTGNKPLKLYAIYAPPEHPYGTVHETKAIAQAAEENYGN, via the coding sequence ATGTATAATATTTATAATCCATACCTATGTCATCACTACATTAACACACCTATGTATAACTTACACAATATGCATAATATTTATAAAATGCATCCATACCCTTACTGTGTTAACTATAAAATGTATAACCCAAACTTTTCAAAGCAATTTACTAAATTGAAAGATTATGGACCAGAACCATTTGTGATTGATATTGAAAAAGCTACTAAGCAAAACAATACTTATCGTACCGCTTTATGGACAGGAGACAATTTGCAAGTTACCTTGATGAGCATCGATCCTGGGGATGAGATAGGTTTAGAAGTTCATCCTAAAGGTGATCAATTCATACGTATTGAAGAAGGCCAAGGACTTGTTCAAATGGGTGATAAAAAAGATAAGTTAGATTATCAGAAAAAAGTATATGATGACTTTGCTATCATGATACCTGCTGGTAAATGGCACAATGTAATCAATACAGGTAATAAACCACTTAAATTATATGCTATCTATGCACCCCCTGAACATCCATATGGTACAGTTCATGAAACAAAAGCAATTGCACAGGCTGCTGAAGAAAACTACGGTAACTAA
- a CDS encoding salicylate synthase, whose protein sequence is MKNQIKDFLYEDQSSKYIKKELKIDCSGFDLNNLGIELCENIFNYDYVMYERGDEISIGIGKKVDVISMPNQIMLKKQDKTIKVDMKDINEDLHSVFKCIPFDNWRVYGIARFGLAYHNYKIPLKHENPKILELFIPEIDIRLKDYYASIKAFDQKYINIAVEAIQNFEQRQACILNEKEKNKCILDTSLKEQKAKEYEDMVATAVEDIDSEKYQKVIISRKVQVDKKISMPKSYLLGRKVNTPARSYCLKIDGLRVIGYSPETVAEIDRHKTVFTFPLAGTRAIEESKIETEKLRQELLADPKEIAEHAVSVKLAYEELEKVCKEKSVYVTEFMDVLERGTVQHLASRLKGEISDGLNEWHAFNMLFPAVTASGIPKRECLEAISRIETDSRDLYSGSVLTYDQDGSLDAALVLRSVYQDDQTTWLRAGAGIVKLSKPERELEETREKLSSVSRQLIEC, encoded by the coding sequence GTGAAGAATCAAATTAAAGATTTTTTGTATGAAGATCAATCAAGTAAATATATAAAGAAAGAACTTAAAATTGATTGTTCAGGGTTTGATCTAAATAATTTGGGAATAGAATTATGTGAAAACATATTCAATTATGACTATGTAATGTATGAAAGGGGAGATGAGATATCCATTGGGATTGGGAAAAAGGTTGATGTCATTTCTATGCCCAATCAAATAATGCTTAAAAAACAAGATAAAACAATAAAAGTAGATATGAAGGATATAAATGAAGACCTTCACAGTGTTTTCAAGTGTATTCCTTTTGACAATTGGAGAGTATATGGAATTGCAAGATTTGGGTTAGCATATCATAATTACAAAATACCTTTAAAACATGAAAATCCTAAAATCTTAGAACTATTTATTCCTGAAATAGATATTAGGTTAAAAGATTATTATGCTTCAATAAAAGCTTTTGATCAAAAGTATATTAATATTGCTGTAGAAGCTATTCAAAATTTTGAACAAAGACAAGCTTGTATATTAAATGAAAAAGAAAAGAATAAATGCATTTTAGACACTTCACTTAAGGAACAAAAAGCTAAAGAGTATGAGGATATGGTTGCAACAGCAGTTGAAGATATAGACAGTGAAAAATACCAAAAGGTTATTATTTCTCGTAAAGTTCAAGTTGATAAAAAAATTAGTATGCCTAAAAGTTATCTTTTAGGAAGAAAAGTAAATACACCAGCTAGATCGTATTGTCTTAAAATAGATGGACTTCGAGTAATTGGATATAGTCCTGAAACAGTAGCTGAGATAGATAGGCATAAAACTGTTTTTACATTCCCTTTAGCAGGTACTAGAGCAATAGAAGAGAGTAAAATTGAAACAGAGAAATTAAGACAAGAATTATTAGCAGATCCAAAAGAAATTGCAGAACATGCAGTGTCTGTAAAATTAGCTTATGAGGAATTAGAAAAAGTTTGCAAAGAAAAGAGTGTTTATGTAACTGAGTTTATGGATGTGTTGGAACGTGGAACAGTTCAACATTTAGCATCACGATTGAAAGGAGAAATATCAGATGGTTTAAACGAATGGCATGCATTTAATATGCTATTCCCAGCAGTTACAGCATCTGGAATTCCTAAGAGAGAATGCTTAGAAGCTATTAGTAGAATAGAAACTGACTCAAGAGATTTATATAGTGGAAGTGTACTTACATATGATCAAGATGGTTCTCTAGATGCAGCTTTAGTACTTAGATCCGTATATCAAGATGATCAAACAACATGGTTGAGAGCAGGAGCGGGCATTGTTAAATTATCAAAGCCAGAGAGAGAATTAGAAGAAACTAGAGAAAAATTAAGTAGTGTATCTCGACAGTTAATTGAATGTTAG
- the aroF gene encoding 3-deoxy-7-phosphoheptulonate synthase has product MYMQVRNKTDFNSVKSFLKEKNIFFNTTETVSNFILNVSDNALERTHVDYLMEELNAEKIFLDNGYLSTKAFKDKTHIKVGNVTFGEDKPVFISGPCCIESQEQLIKTAVEVKKSGAHVLRGGAYKPRTSPYDFQGIGKEGLKILFEAKKITGLPIISELMDIDSLDSFIEYVDIIQIGARNMQNFPLLKTLGKIQKPILLKRGLSSTVKELLLCAEYIILQGNEQVMLCERGIRTFETYTRNTMDISAITLLKELSHLPVIADPSHATGVRNLIKPMTYASIAAGADGVMIESHIKPDTALCDGKQSIYPNELKSIIEKSNQIRSVIR; this is encoded by the coding sequence ATGTATATGCAAGTAAGAAATAAAACAGATTTTAATTCAGTAAAAAGCTTTTTAAAAGAAAAAAATATTTTTTTTAACACCACTGAAACGGTTTCTAATTTTATTTTAAATGTTAGTGATAATGCTTTAGAAAGAACTCATGTGGATTATTTGATGGAAGAGCTAAATGCAGAAAAAATTTTTTTGGATAATGGATATTTGTCAACAAAAGCATTTAAAGATAAAACGCATATAAAAGTAGGTAATGTTACTTTTGGAGAGGACAAGCCTGTGTTTATATCTGGACCGTGTTGCATTGAATCGCAAGAACAACTTATAAAGACTGCTGTAGAGGTAAAAAAATCAGGTGCTCATGTTCTTCGTGGGGGAGCTTATAAACCACGAACATCTCCTTATGATTTTCAAGGAATTGGTAAGGAAGGACTAAAAATTTTATTCGAAGCAAAAAAAATAACTGGATTACCTATTATTAGTGAACTAATGGATATTGATTCATTAGATAGTTTTATAGAATATGTAGATATTATTCAAATAGGTGCAAGAAATATGCAGAATTTTCCTTTGTTAAAAACATTGGGGAAAATACAAAAACCCATATTATTAAAACGAGGATTATCGTCAACTGTTAAAGAATTGCTTCTTTGCGCAGAATATATTATTTTGCAAGGAAATGAACAGGTTATGCTGTGTGAAAGAGGAATTAGAACTTTTGAAACTTATACAAGGAATACAATGGATATTTCTGCAATAACTTTGTTAAAAGAACTATCTCATTTACCAGTTATTGCAGATCCGAGTCATGCAACGGGGGTAAGAAATTTAATTAAACCAATGACATATGCTTCGATTGCTGCTGGAGCAGATGGGGTTATGATTGAATCTCATATAAAACCTGATACAGCTCTTTGTGATGGTAAGCAATCTATTTATCCAAATGAGTTAAAGAGTATTATTGAAAAATCCAATCAGATACGTTCTGTTATAAGGTAA